The Humulus lupulus chromosome 3, drHumLupu1.1, whole genome shotgun sequence genome window below encodes:
- the LOC133823125 gene encoding protein NRT1/ PTR FAMILY 4.6-like: MELEENQVETRWEDYVDWRNRPAVKGRHGGMLAASFVLVVEIMENLAYLANASNLVLYLKEYMHLSPSKSANNVTNFMGTAFLLALLGGFLSDAFFTAYHIYLISAVVEFLGLIILTVQARSLSLKPPPCKKTGLDMPCEEVHGGKAAMLFLGLYLVALGVGGIKGSLPSHGAEQFDESTPQGRKQRSTFFNYFVFCLSCGALIAVTLVVWIEDNKGWEWGFGISTLSILLSIPVFLSGSALYRNKIPSGSPLTIIVKVLVAALVNTCMKKTPSNAIANMGTSSSPTTTSNKEVEEDSKTKESTEPTSNSFKFLNSAAEADPVHVALECSVQQVEDVKAVLKVLRIFACTIMLNCCLAQLSTFSVQQAATMNTKLGSLKVPPASLPIFPVVFIMILAPIYDHFIIPFARKVTKSEMGITHLQRIGIGLLLSILAMAVAALVEIKRKRVATSSGLLDSNEPLPITFFWVALQYLFLGSADLFTLAGLLEFFFTEAPLSMRSLATSLSWVSLAMGYYLSTVVVSIVNNVTGISKHKPWLSGSNINHHHLDRFYWLMCVLSALNFLHYLFWAIKYKYRSNKAQT; this comes from the exons ATG GAGTTAGAAGAAAACCAGGTAGAAACCAGATGGGAAGACTATGTAGATTGGAGGAACAGGCCTGCTGTCAAGGGCCGCCATGGAGGCATGTTGGCAGCCTCCTTCGTTTTGG TGGTGGAGATCATGGAAAACTTGGCATACTTGGCAAATGCAAGCAATTTGGTGCTGTACTTAAAGGAGTATATGCACTTATCTCCATCCAAATCGGCCAACAACGTCACAAATTTCATGGGAACGGCTTTCCTTCTGGCCCTTCTTGGAGGTTTCTTATCGGATGCCTTTTTCACCGCTTATCACATCTACCTGATAAGTGCAGTTGTTGAATTTCTC GGTCTAATTATACTCACAGTACAAGCTCGTTCATTATCTCTCAAACCACCACCGTGCAAAAAAACCGGTTTGGATATGCCATGTGAAGAAGTTCATGGTGGCAAGGCTGCAATGCTATTTCTTGGGTTATATCTGGTTGCACTTGGTGTTGGGGGCATAAAAGGATCGCTACCGTCACATGGCGCCGAGCAATTCGATGAAAGCACCCCTCAAGGAAGAAAGCAGAGATCAACTTTCTTCAACTACTTTGTGTTTTGTCTCTCATGTGGTGCCCTGATAGCAGTGACGTTAGTTGTGTGGATTGAAGACAACAAAGGGTGGGAATGGGGTTTTGGAATCTCAACTCTCAGCATATTGTTATCAATCCCGGTCTTCCTATCTGGCTCAGCTCTTTACAGGAACAAAATACCTTCTGGGAGTCCACTTACAATAATTGTCAAG GTTCTGGTGGCTGCCTTGGTAAATACTTGCATGAAGAAGACACCAAGCAATGCAATTGCAAACATGGGAACATCATCCTCTCCCACCACCACAAGCAACAAGGAAGTGGAAGAAGATTCAAAAACAAAGGAGTCCACTGAACCCACATCAAATAGCTTCAAATTCCTCAACAGTGCAGCTGAGGCTGATCCAGTTCATGTGGCTCTAGAATGCAGTGTGCAGCAAGTAGAAGATGTCAAGGCTGTGCTCAAAGTTCTTCGCATCTTTGCTTGCACAATCATGCTCAATTGCTGCTTGGCTCAGCTATCCACATTTTCTGTCCAACAAGCAGCAACAATGAACACAAAGCTCGGTTCGTTGAAAGTTCCACCAGCTTCCCTCCCCATTTTCCCAGTCGTCTTTATCATGATCCTAGCTCCAATATACGACCATTTCATTATCCCCTTTGCTAGAAAAGTAACCAAATCCGAAATGGGCATAACTCACCTGCAGAGAATCGGAATCGGTTTACTTCTTTCCATTTTAGCAATGGCAGTGGCTGCACTTGTTGAGATTAAGAGAAAGAGAGTTGCAACCAGCTCAGGCCTACTTGACTCAAACGAGCCATTGCCCATCACTTTCTTTTGGGTTGCACTGCAGTACCTGTTCCTTGGTTCAGCAGATCTTTTCACCTTAGCAGGGTTATTGGAATTTTTCTTTACAGAAGCACCTCTAAGCATGAGATCTTTGGCTACATCCCTTTCCTGGGTTTCTTTGGCTATGGGATACTATCTAAGCACAGTGGTTGTGTCCATAGTCAATAATGTCACAGGAATCTCCAAACACAAACCATGGCTGTCTGGAAGCAACATAAATCATCATCACTTAGATCGCTTCTACTGGCTTATGTGTGTGCTCAGTGCATTGAATTTCTTGCACTACCTTTTCTGGGCCATCAAGTATAAATACAGATCAAATAAAGCACAGACTTGA